The following proteins are co-located in the Sandaracinaceae bacterium genome:
- a CDS encoding di-heme oxidoredictase family protein, with translation MNRCPVLRRLVPMTAFWLAACQEPAAAAPAIDAPPLTLVREDPSDAPIAGIEDALLARFEEGDARFELPFRDSQGLGPLYVHRSCASCHEDDGRGPGAVRRVAFLGDRAARAARLPHGDVVRPRLAAGAAHALLAPEGDDVREELRLGPPIFARGYLEAVPDETIRGYARAQSERDDGIHGRAHEVPRASAVPLRDETPRLGRFGLKARIASLEEFVADALVSDMGLTSPLRPEEPSNPDGLADDLRPGVDVERDVVDLITDYVRLLALPRRDADVEDASALFEAARCGVCHVPRVRTRRDHPVDALRGVEVSLYTDLLLHDMGEGLADGIPEHDATGSEWRTAPLIGLRFSQRFLHDGSARTVAEAIAAHASEGSEANDSVRRFDALAPRDRARLVAWVEAL, from the coding sequence GTGAACCGGTGCCCGGTGCTGCGGCGTCTCGTCCCGATGACCGCGTTCTGGCTCGCCGCGTGCCAGGAGCCCGCGGCGGCCGCGCCGGCGATCGACGCCCCCCCGCTGACGCTGGTGCGCGAGGATCCCAGCGACGCGCCCATCGCGGGGATCGAAGACGCGCTGCTGGCGCGCTTCGAAGAAGGCGACGCGCGCTTCGAGCTCCCGTTCCGAGACAGCCAGGGCCTCGGCCCCCTCTACGTGCACCGATCCTGCGCGAGCTGTCACGAGGACGACGGGCGCGGACCGGGCGCCGTGCGGCGCGTGGCCTTCCTCGGCGACCGCGCCGCGCGCGCAGCCCGGCTGCCGCACGGCGACGTCGTGCGCCCGAGGCTCGCGGCCGGCGCCGCGCACGCGCTGCTCGCGCCCGAGGGCGACGACGTGCGCGAAGAGCTGCGGCTCGGCCCACCCATCTTCGCCCGCGGCTACCTCGAGGCGGTGCCCGACGAGACGATCCGGGGGTACGCGCGCGCGCAGTCCGAGCGCGACGACGGCATCCACGGGCGCGCGCACGAGGTGCCGCGCGCGTCCGCGGTGCCTCTGCGCGACGAGACCCCGCGGCTCGGGCGCTTCGGGCTGAAGGCGCGCATCGCCAGCCTCGAGGAGTTCGTGGCGGACGCGCTCGTCTCGGACATGGGGCTGACCTCCCCGCTCCGCCCCGAGGAGCCCAGCAACCCCGACGGCCTTGCGGACGATCTGCGCCCCGGCGTCGACGTCGAGCGCGACGTGGTCGACCTGATCACCGACTACGTGCGCCTCCTCGCCCTCCCCCGCCGTGACGCGGACGTGGAAGACGCCTCGGCCCTCTTCGAGGCCGCGCGCTGCGGCGTCTGCCACGTGCCGCGGGTCCGCACGCGGCGCGACCACCCCGTGGACGCCCTCCGGGGCGTGGAGGTCAGCCTGTACACGGATCTGCTGCTCCACGACATGGGCGAGGGCCTCGCGGACGGCATCCCCGAGCACGACGCCACGGGGTCCGAGTGGCGCACGGCGCCGCTGATCGGCCTCCGGTTCTCGCAACGATTCTTGCACGACGGAAGCGCGCGGACGGTGGCCGAGGCCATCGCGGCGCACGCCTCGGAGGGATCGGAGGCGAACGACAGCGTGCGGCGCTTCGACGCGCTGGCCCCGCGCGACCGGGCGCGGCTGGTGGCCTGGGTGGAGGCGCTGTGA